One window from the genome of Hoplias malabaricus isolate fHopMal1 chromosome X2, fHopMal1.hap1, whole genome shotgun sequence encodes:
- the LOC136677048 gene encoding cytosolic iron-sulfur assembly component 2B-like produces the protein MSVTAARLENSNPLIFHRAAERLITTEEQDEHLPDPIDDREIFDLIRSINDPEHPLSLEELNVVEQVRVNVNDQESTVSVEFTPTIPHCSMATLIGLSIKVKLLRSLPDRFKIDVHITPGTHASEDAVNKQLADKERVAAALENSQLLEVVNQCLSNRTL, from the exons ATGTCTGTTACAGCGGCGCGGCTGGAGAACTCCAACCCGTTGATCTTCCACCGCGCGGCGGAGAGACTAATCACAACCGAGGAACAGGACGAGCATCTCCCCGACCCCATCGACGACAGGGAGATATTTG ATCTCATCAGGTCCATCAATGACCCTGAACACCCTCTGTCCCTCGAGGAGCTGAATGTCGTGGAGCAAGTGCGAGTAAAC GTGAATGACCAGGAGAGCactgtgtctgtggagttcACGCCCACAATCCCTCACTGCAGCATGGCTACTCTCATAGGGCTGTCGATCAAAGTCAAACTGCTACGCTCTCTACCAGACAGGTTCAAG ATTGACGTCCACATCACACCAGGCACACACGCCTCAGAGGATGCAG tcaatAAGCAGCTGGCAGATAAGGAGAGGGTGGCTGCAGCTCTGGAAAACTCCCAACTGCTGGAGGTGGTCAATCAGTGCCTTTCCAACAGAACTCTGTGA